The following are from one region of the Desmospora profundinema genome:
- a CDS encoding RNA-guided endonuclease InsQ/TnpB family protein has product MIRTYKFKLVPTIEHIQTIEWSLDMCRWLYNSMLEQRRFAYKRRGLSLNYHQQATELPSLKKEISAFKQIYSQVLQQVVKRLDLAFQHFFRRVKRGEKPGFPRFQGKNRFDSLIYPQAKPSMFQGKFLCVPKIGDIRIKIHRQMEGIPKTLTIKRKNGRYYAMVTCEMEPSPMKPSGKRVGIDLGVKHFAVTSGNEFFPAMHFLEKRLRKIKRLQRMVSRRKKGSNRRRKAVALLAKAHERVANQRKDLAHQISRSLVDRYDLIVFEKLNVKGMVKNRPLAKKITDAAWRQLIDFTTYKAEWAGRK; this is encoded by the coding sequence GTGATTCGAACTTACAAATTCAAGTTAGTCCCGACCATCGAGCACATACAAACGATCGAGTGGAGCCTGGACATGTGCCGATGGCTATACAACAGCATGCTGGAACAACGTCGTTTTGCCTACAAGAGACGAGGTCTTTCCTTGAACTATCATCAGCAAGCGACGGAACTTCCTTCGTTGAAAAAAGAAATCTCTGCATTTAAACAGATTTACTCCCAGGTCCTGCAGCAAGTGGTGAAACGGTTGGATTTGGCTTTTCAACATTTTTTCCGTCGCGTCAAACGGGGAGAAAAGCCAGGGTTTCCTCGTTTTCAGGGAAAAAACCGGTTTGATTCCTTGATTTACCCGCAAGCAAAGCCGTCTATGTTCCAAGGCAAATTTCTCTGTGTCCCTAAGATTGGCGATATCCGTATCAAGATACATCGCCAAATGGAAGGAATACCAAAGACCCTCACCATTAAAAGAAAGAATGGTCGGTACTATGCAATGGTGACCTGTGAGATGGAGCCTTCCCCCATGAAACCCAGTGGGAAACGGGTAGGAATTGACCTGGGAGTGAAACACTTTGCGGTCACTTCAGGCAACGAGTTCTTTCCAGCGATGCACTTTTTGGAGAAAAGGTTAAGAAAGATCAAGCGATTGCAACGAATGGTATCCCGTCGAAAGAAAGGTTCGAACCGTCGGCGCAAAGCGGTGGCGTTGTTGGCGAAAGCTCATGAGAGGGTGGCGAATCAACGAAAAGACCTTGCTCATCAGATCAGCCGTTCTCTGGTGGATCGATATGATCTGATTGTCTTCGAAAAGCTGAATGTCAAAGGGATGGTGAAAAACCGTCCCCTAGCAAAAAAGATTACGGATGCCGCTTGGCGGCAGTTGATCGACTTCACCACTTACAAGGCAGAATGGGCCGGTAGGAAGTGA
- a CDS encoding zinc ribbon domain-containing protein gives MVKKDLSVRVHSCRCGYREDRDLNAAQNILHRAIGFVPENKVS, from the coding sequence ATGGTGAAGAAAGACCTAAGTGTCCGCGTTCACTCATGTCGCTGTGGCTACAGAGAGGATCGGGATCTCAACGCGGCGCAAAACATTCTTCATCGAGCCATTGGTTTCGTACCGGAAAATAAGGTCAGCTAG
- a CDS encoding SRPBCC family protein, translating into MTKTNVIAEPGKQAIVITRVFDAPRERLYNAYTDPNLLPEWWGPKYMTTTVDKMDVRKGGVWRFVQRDVNGEEYAFNGVYHESIFPERLVYTFEFEGMPGHVLLETVTFEELPDGKTKLTDITVFQTLEARDRMIQSGAEEGAEEAMNRFAELLAKKSETPRLSS; encoded by the coding sequence ATGACGAAAACGAATGTTATTGCCGAACCGGGAAAACAAGCGATCGTCATCACGCGAGTCTTCGACGCACCACGCGAGCGCTTGTACAACGCGTACACGGATCCAAACCTGTTACCCGAGTGGTGGGGTCCGAAATACATGACCACTACGGTTGACAAGATGGATGTGAGAAAAGGCGGTGTCTGGCGATTCGTTCAACGCGATGTCAACGGCGAGGAGTACGCGTTCAATGGGGTTTATCATGAGAGCATCTTTCCCGAGCGGCTTGTCTACACCTTTGAATTCGAAGGGATGCCGGGTCATGTGCTGCTGGAAACGGTAACATTCGAAGAACTGCCTGACGGCAAGACAAAGTTGACGGATATAACGGTCTTCCAAACCCTGGAGGCCCGCGACAGGATGATTCAGTCGGGAGCGGAGGAAGGAGCGGAGGAGGCCATGAATCGTTTCGCCGAACTTCTGGCGAAGAAAAGCGAAACCCCTCGTCTATCGTCATAA
- a CDS encoding Na+/H+ antiporter NhaC family protein, whose product MIREAHGFSRERRHVDGSADLAQAEAVSNALSTHFHVSGYVLIPAAVVITLLAMKKPAIPTICFGAVLGCVWAILFQGMNPLDAVHTLYSGFQIESNVDFLDQLLNRGGIAFMLDVIVLILFALGLGGLFEATGVLTVISEAMSKLVTNVGRLTLSTIFAGFLGNFFRGAAYVSLITGSKMTEENYDKMRVNRTVLSRNTEAGGTITTPMVPWSDGGIFMAAVLGVATWEYLPFMWFNFIAIAITIFYGYTGKFIWYTEDRTKPSDKPDQQSAAGKSI is encoded by the coding sequence ATGATCCGAGAAGCCCACGGGTTTAGCCGTGAGAGACGTCACGTAGACGGAAGCGCCGATCTGGCCCAAGCAGAAGCCGTATCCAACGCATTGTCCACTCACTTTCATGTAAGCGGGTATGTTCTTATTCCCGCCGCTGTTGTGATCACGTTGCTAGCGATGAAAAAACCGGCGATTCCCACCATTTGCTTTGGGGCGGTTCTTGGTTGTGTATGGGCGATCCTGTTTCAAGGAATGAATCCTCTGGATGCGGTGCACACACTATACAGCGGGTTTCAGATTGAATCTAACGTCGATTTTTTGGATCAGTTGTTAAACCGAGGCGGGATCGCTTTCATGCTTGATGTGATCGTTCTCATTCTCTTCGCTCTCGGCTTGGGGGGCTTGTTTGAAGCAACAGGGGTGTTAACGGTCATTAGCGAAGCGATGTCTAAACTGGTTACCAACGTGGGACGGTTAACCCTCTCGACCATCTTTGCGGGGTTTCTCGGGAACTTTTTTAGAGGGGCTGCCTATGTTTCCCTTATTACGGGCTCCAAGATGACGGAAGAAAACTATGACAAGATGAGAGTGAACCGGACGGTACTTTCCAGAAACACCGAAGCGGGAGGGACGATTACCACACCGATGGTTCCCTGGTCGGACGGCGGGATCTTTATGGCTGCCGTGTTGGGAGTGGCCACATGGGAGTACCTTCCGTTTATGTGGTTTAACTTTATCGCCATCGCAATCACGATCTTCTACGGCTATACCGGCAAGTTTATTTGGTATACCGAAGACCGGACGAAACCCTCAGATAAGCCCGATCAGCAGTCTGCTGCGGGGAAATCGATTTAA
- the galU gene encoding UTP--glucose-1-phosphate uridylyltransferase GalU, whose product MSMKNTRVRKAVIPAAGLGTRFLPATKALPKEMLPIVDKPAIQFIVEEAVSSGIKDILIITGRSKRAIEDHFDRSGELEHLLEVRGQRDRLEQMESISHLARIHYIRQKEPMGLGDAVLHARTFVGEEPFALLLGDDIVETPVGMPPCTRQLIEQYEQMGDPVIGVQTVGAEDVSKYGVVRSVKRTVRSGEIVPLFDLVEKPSLDEAPSRIAIMGRYILEPSLFDVLEQTPRGLKGEVQLTDALQYWKETIAMWAFGFTGTRFDVGHPLGFLEANLAFGLQDPALRARLLPMMERMVLRHHPSERGKAL is encoded by the coding sequence ATGTCTATGAAAAACACCCGTGTAAGAAAGGCGGTCATTCCGGCAGCCGGTTTGGGCACGCGGTTTTTGCCTGCCACCAAAGCATTGCCTAAGGAAATGCTCCCGATTGTGGACAAACCGGCGATCCAGTTCATCGTGGAAGAAGCGGTCTCATCCGGTATCAAAGACATCCTGATCATCACCGGCAGGAGCAAGCGGGCGATTGAAGACCATTTTGACCGATCCGGCGAATTGGAACACCTGTTGGAAGTTCGGGGGCAGAGGGATCGTTTGGAACAGATGGAGTCTATCTCCCATCTGGCCCGCATCCACTATATCCGGCAAAAAGAACCCATGGGTTTGGGAGATGCGGTCCTGCATGCCCGCACCTTTGTCGGGGAGGAACCCTTTGCACTGTTGTTGGGGGACGACATCGTGGAGACACCGGTGGGGATGCCGCCGTGTACCCGGCAGCTGATCGAGCAGTATGAACAAATGGGCGATCCGGTGATCGGTGTTCAAACAGTAGGGGCCGAAGACGTGTCCAAGTACGGAGTGGTCCGTTCAGTCAAACGGACGGTTCGCTCAGGGGAGATCGTGCCCTTATTTGATCTCGTGGAAAAACCAAGTTTGGATGAAGCGCCATCGCGGATCGCCATCATGGGACGATATATTTTGGAACCGTCTCTTTTTGACGTACTGGAACAAACGCCGCGCGGTTTGAAAGGGGAAGTGCAATTGACCGATGCACTTCAATACTGGAAGGAAACGATAGCCATGTGGGCTTTCGGATTTACCGGGACCCGGTTCGATGTGGGTCATCCGTTGGGATTCCTGGAAGCCAACTTGGCTTTCGGTTTACAGGATCCGGCTCTGCGGGCACGTCTGTTGCCGATGATGGAGCGGATGGTGTTAAGACATCACCCTTCAGAAAGAGGGAAGGCATTGTGA
- a CDS encoding glycosyltransferase family 4 protein: MKIALFTDTFPPQVNGVSLTLQRWAEHMERRQVETRIFVPRCTQEDPEAPGVLRSLSVPLFFYPEHRLSFPNPFFIRRELREFRPDLIHVTTPFNMGLMGLHIAKKEGIPLVASYHTHFDRYLQYYRLQFLSSWIWNYMRWFHESCELLLAPSDETKQLLENKGLPRLDLWRRGVDTELFCPSRANHAFRRRYHIEGQHVLLYVGRMAPEKDLDVLAGAMKKLPGSFRDQVHWVLVGDGPMREELEAEKLPHITFTGTLRGEALAEAYASADAFVFPSTTETFGNVVLESLAAGTPAVVARAGGVKEIVEHGRTGWFASPRSVDGLVEGICHLLGNSERLRWMGKEARRMALEQSWDQIFDRLLFRYEAIVERKTARHAHAG, translated from the coding sequence TTGAAGATCGCTCTGTTTACAGACACGTTTCCTCCACAGGTGAACGGTGTGTCGCTCACGTTGCAGCGTTGGGCGGAACACATGGAACGTCGTCAGGTGGAAACCCGTATCTTTGTCCCCCGCTGTACCCAGGAAGATCCGGAAGCACCCGGCGTTTTAAGGAGTCTGAGTGTCCCGCTGTTCTTTTATCCAGAACACCGACTCTCCTTTCCCAACCCTTTCTTTATCCGCAGGGAACTGCGTGAGTTCCGCCCCGATCTCATCCACGTCACCACCCCCTTCAATATGGGCCTGATGGGCCTTCATATCGCAAAAAAAGAAGGAATCCCCCTCGTCGCCTCTTATCACACTCACTTTGACCGCTATCTTCAGTATTATCGACTGCAATTCCTCTCTTCATGGATTTGGAATTACATGCGTTGGTTTCACGAATCCTGTGAATTGCTGTTGGCCCCGTCTGATGAAACCAAGCAGTTGCTGGAGAACAAAGGGCTTCCGCGTCTGGATCTGTGGCGGAGGGGAGTGGATACGGAATTGTTTTGTCCTTCGCGGGCAAATCATGCATTTCGGCGTCGTTATCACATTGAGGGGCAGCATGTGTTGCTGTATGTGGGCAGGATGGCCCCGGAGAAGGACTTGGACGTGTTGGCGGGCGCGATGAAAAAACTGCCGGGTTCGTTCCGGGACCAGGTGCACTGGGTGTTAGTGGGGGATGGACCCATGCGAGAGGAGCTGGAAGCGGAAAAGCTGCCTCATATAACCTTTACCGGTACTCTGCGTGGTGAAGCACTGGCTGAAGCGTATGCATCGGCCGATGCATTCGTCTTTCCCTCCACGACAGAAACGTTTGGCAATGTGGTCCTGGAATCCCTGGCTGCGGGTACACCGGCAGTGGTGGCACGGGCTGGAGGAGTAAAAGAGATCGTGGAACACGGCCGGACCGGTTGGTTTGCTTCCCCCCGTTCTGTGGACGGATTGGTCGAGGGGATCTGTCATCTGCTGGGGAATTCGGAACGCCTCCGCTGGATGGGAAAGGAAGCGCGGCGTATGGCGTTGGAGCAATCCTGGGATCAGATCTTTGACCGGTTGCTCTTCCGGTATGAAGCGATCGTGGAACGAAAAACGGCCCGTCATGCACATGCTGGCTAG
- a CDS encoding RNA-guided endonuclease InsQ/TnpB family protein codes for MTQLIRTYKFKLVPTTEQREKIEWSLGMCRWLYNSMLEQRRFAYQRQGVSLSYHQQATELPWLKKEIPKFKQVHSQVLQQVAKRLDLAFQHFFRRVKNGEKPGFPRFQGKNRFDSMTYPQAKVSMFQGKFIRIPKIGEVRVKMHRQMEGSPKTLVVKRKNGRYYVMVTCTMEPSRIKPSGKQVGIDLGVKHFAVTSDKEFFPAMRFLEKGLCSIKRLQRTVSRRKKGSHRQRKAVALLAKAHERVANQRKDLAHKISRSLVDRYDLIAFEKLNVKGMVKNRPLAKKIADAAWRQLIDFTTYKAEWAGKEVKLVDPRNTSQACSKCGRMVKKSLEVRMHTCSCGYTEDRDVNAARNILLKAMGHTSDPRYDPLQLQLC; via the coding sequence GTGACTCAACTGATCCGAACCTACAAATTCAAGTTAGTTCCCACCACTGAGCAAAGGGAAAAGATTGAATGGAGTCTAGGCATGTGCCGATGGCTATACAATAGTATGCTGGAACAACGTCGCTTCGCCTATCAAAGACAAGGAGTCTCCTTAAGCTATCACCAACAAGCTACCGAACTTCCTTGGTTGAAAAAGGAAATCCCCAAATTTAAACAGGTTCACTCCCAAGTCCTTCAACAAGTGGCAAAGCGGTTGGATTTGGCTTTCCAGCACTTTTTCCGTCGAGTGAAGAATGGGGAGAAGCCCGGATTTCCACGTTTCCAAGGGAAGAATCGGTTTGATTCCATGACCTATCCCCAAGCAAAAGTATCCATGTTCCAGGGAAAGTTCATCCGCATCCCCAAAATCGGAGAGGTTCGCGTCAAGATGCATCGCCAGATGGAAGGAAGTCCAAAGACACTTGTTGTCAAGCGAAAGAACGGTCGCTACTATGTGATGGTAACCTGCACCATGGAGCCTTCCCGGATCAAGCCCAGTGGGAAGCAGGTAGGAATCGATTTAGGTGTGAAACACTTTGCCGTCACATCCGACAAAGAGTTCTTTCCGGCCATGAGATTTCTGGAGAAAGGTCTCTGTAGCATCAAGCGTTTACAGCGAACGGTATCCCGGCGAAAGAAGGGTTCCCATCGTCAGCGCAAAGCGGTAGCGTTGTTGGCGAAAGCTCATGAGAGGGTGGCGAATCAACGAAAAGACCTTGCTCATAAGATCAGTCGCTCCCTCGTGGATCGCTATGATCTCATCGCGTTTGAAAAGCTGAACGTAAAAGGGATGGTGAAAAACCGTCCCTTAGCAAAGAAGATTGCGGATGCCGCATGGAGACAATTGATTGACTTTACCACTTACAAGGCAGAGTGGGCCGGTAAGGAAGTGAAGTTGGTCGATCCCCGCAACACTTCTCAGGCTTGTTCTAAATGTGGTCGGATGGTGAAAAAAAGCTTGGAAGTTCGGATGCATACTTGCAGTTGCGGGTACACCGAAGACCGCGACGTGAACGCTGCCCGTAACATCCTCTTGAAAGCCATGGGCCATACATCAGACCCAAGGTACGACCCATTGCAACTTCAACTTTGTTAG
- a CDS encoding AAA family ATPase, whose amino-acid sequence MAVFLREIQLLKSKLKKAKRTEYPFCISAIQTLDSLTFDSPVTFFVGENGSGKSTIMEAIADQCGFHTAGGSRDHTYNVHQSESILGEYIRLSWFPKVTNGFFLRAESFYHFATYIDDVHQRSGSYERYGGRSLLEQSHGESFLSLFAHRFDEKGLYLLDEPEAALSPQRQLAFLRLIHDLVKQNHAQFIIATHSPIVLTYPGAKIYNFDSVPISETQYEDTSHYFITKRVINDHDQFIKELLD is encoded by the coding sequence ATGGCAGTATTTTTACGAGAGATTCAGTTACTAAAGAGCAAACTGAAAAAAGCGAAACGGACCGAGTACCCTTTTTGTATTTCGGCGATCCAAACCCTAGATTCATTGACCTTTGACAGCCCTGTTACGTTTTTTGTAGGTGAAAATGGATCGGGTAAATCCACCATCATGGAAGCCATCGCGGACCAATGCGGCTTTCATACAGCGGGCGGCTCCAGGGATCATACGTATAACGTCCATCAATCGGAATCCATCCTGGGGGAGTACATTCGATTATCCTGGTTTCCAAAGGTTACAAACGGATTTTTTCTGCGGGCGGAATCGTTTTACCATTTTGCCACCTATATCGACGATGTCCATCAAAGAAGTGGCAGCTATGAACGCTACGGCGGTCGATCACTGCTGGAGCAATCCCATGGCGAATCGTTTTTATCGCTGTTTGCTCACCGCTTTGACGAAAAGGGATTGTACCTCTTGGATGAACCGGAGGCAGCGTTATCCCCACAGCGTCAACTGGCGTTTTTACGCCTGATTCATGACTTGGTCAAGCAAAACCATGCCCAATTTATCATTGCGACCCACTCGCCGATTGTCCTCACCTATCCGGGGGCAAAAATATACAACTTTGATTCCGTCCCCATCTCCGAAACTCAATATGAAGACACCTCTCATTACTTTATTACAAAGCGCGTGATCAACGATCACGATCAATTTATTAAAGAATTGTTGGATTAA
- a CDS encoding aldehyde dehydrogenase family protein, with protein sequence MESKNRIGDEWMIPDGRKMVVKNPSNLDEEVGVIHLSHDYHVMEAEKAARNALGEWASKTPGERGEVLYHMAQALQNQLEDLATLASSEMGKPITEMKGEVKRGIHLLKYYAAEGMRSDGSVIPASSTGVLQYTKRVPLGVVGIITPWNFPVAIPIWKLAPALICGNTVIWKPSENASLTATRLMEIFAATDLPPGVLNLLIGKGREIGPPLLEQMDLDGVSFTGSSETGTKVAMICAKRNIKYQTEMGGKNAAVVLRDADIHQTVPLVLSGAFRSAGQKCTATSRIIVEKGIFSAFTEVLKKEMAKIKMANALDPTATLGPVASKEQYDKVSSYVDLARSSAEVLTEKTSSLSDPGYYIDPIVVTGVDVKHQLSQEEIFGPLAVILEASDFEEAVEWCNQTVYGLSASLFTRDLSKAHLFLDKAEAGMVRVNQETAGVEYQAPFGGMKGSSSHTREQGQAALDFYSQVKTCAIQYR encoded by the coding sequence ATGGAGAGCAAAAACCGAATCGGCGACGAGTGGATGATTCCCGACGGTCGAAAAATGGTCGTAAAAAACCCTTCAAACTTGGATGAGGAAGTCGGTGTCATCCATCTGTCCCATGACTATCATGTGATGGAAGCCGAGAAAGCGGCACGAAATGCCTTGGGTGAATGGGCTTCAAAGACCCCTGGGGAACGGGGGGAAGTTCTCTATCACATGGCGCAGGCGCTTCAGAATCAGTTGGAGGACCTGGCGACGCTGGCTAGCTCGGAAATGGGCAAGCCCATAACGGAAATGAAAGGGGAAGTGAAAAGAGGGATCCATCTTTTAAAGTATTATGCGGCAGAAGGAATGCGATCAGACGGATCGGTCATCCCGGCTTCGTCTACCGGTGTCCTTCAATATACCAAACGGGTTCCTTTAGGGGTGGTAGGAATCATCACCCCCTGGAATTTTCCGGTGGCTATTCCAATCTGGAAACTGGCTCCGGCTTTAATCTGCGGGAATACGGTCATTTGGAAGCCGTCAGAAAACGCTTCCCTTACAGCCACTCGTTTGATGGAGATTTTTGCGGCAACGGATTTGCCGCCAGGGGTTTTGAATTTATTGATTGGGAAGGGACGGGAGATCGGCCCCCCTTTACTGGAACAGATGGATCTGGATGGTGTCAGCTTTACCGGCTCTTCGGAAACGGGAACAAAGGTGGCCATGATTTGTGCCAAACGAAACATCAAATACCAAACAGAGATGGGCGGGAAGAATGCGGCTGTTGTTCTTCGGGACGCAGATATCCATCAAACCGTTCCACTCGTGTTGAGTGGAGCATTTCGGTCAGCCGGTCAGAAGTGCACGGCTACCAGTAGAATCATTGTGGAAAAAGGAATTTTTTCAGCATTTACAGAGGTGTTGAAAAAAGAGATGGCCAAGATCAAAATGGCCAACGCGCTGGACCCGACGGCAACCCTCGGTCCGGTCGCCTCCAAGGAGCAATACGATAAAGTTTCCTCTTATGTCGACCTGGCCCGGAGTTCGGCAGAGGTGTTGACGGAAAAGACATCGTCGCTGTCTGACCCGGGATACTATATCGATCCGATCGTGGTGACGGGTGTGGATGTCAAGCACCAATTGTCCCAGGAAGAAATCTTCGGGCCTTTGGCGGTCATACTGGAAGCGTCTGATTTTGAGGAAGCGGTTGAATGGTGCAACCAAACCGTCTACGGGTTAAGTGCGTCCCTGTTTACCCGGGACTTGTCCAAGGCGCATCTCTTTTTGGACAAAGCGGAAGCAGGAATGGTACGAGTCAACCAGGAAACGGCAGGTGTAGAATATCAAGCTCCTTTCGGCGGGATGAAAGGGTCCAGCTCCCATACCCGAGAACAGGGGCAGGCAGCCTTGGACTTTTACAGTCAGGTGAAAACGTGCGCGATCCAGTATCGTTGA
- a CDS encoding dihydrodipicolinate synthase family protein: MARFEGIYVAIVTPFKENDELDEKRLYELSQWLIEEGVQGLVPAGSLGEYATLTTEERKKVVDIVTEAAKGKAPVVVGTGAPSTQQAVEWARYAKQAGAEGVMALPPIHYSPLENEIIAHYEALNSVGLPIIAYNNPRDYKADLTPDLLTALSRLDHVVAVKEFSGDIRRVHEILDQTNLEVLIGVDDLAMEGPLAGATGWIAGVPNALPQPCSKLFQLAREGKVAEAMVLYRDLLPLFHYDADPQLVQSIKYMMELAGQPVGPTRPPRLPLTEEHYAKVKAAFKRAVAHRSVLPH; encoded by the coding sequence ATGGCGAGGTTTGAGGGCATCTATGTGGCCATTGTCACGCCGTTTAAGGAGAATGATGAATTAGATGAAAAGCGGCTTTACGAATTATCCCAGTGGCTGATTGAAGAAGGTGTTCAAGGTCTTGTCCCTGCTGGATCTTTAGGGGAATATGCAACGCTTACCACCGAAGAACGAAAAAAAGTGGTGGACATTGTGACGGAAGCAGCGAAGGGAAAAGCTCCGGTCGTCGTGGGCACGGGAGCCCCATCCACGCAACAGGCTGTGGAGTGGGCCCGATATGCCAAGCAAGCAGGAGCGGAAGGAGTGATGGCTCTACCGCCGATTCACTACTCTCCATTGGAGAATGAAATCATTGCCCATTATGAAGCGCTCAATTCCGTTGGATTGCCTATCATTGCATACAACAATCCCCGGGATTACAAAGCGGATCTGACACCAGACCTGTTGACGGCGTTGTCCCGGTTGGATCACGTAGTAGCAGTGAAGGAATTTAGCGGTGATATCCGCCGTGTTCACGAAATTTTGGATCAAACAAATTTGGAAGTGTTGATCGGTGTGGATGATCTGGCTATGGAAGGACCGTTAGCGGGGGCGACGGGCTGGATTGCAGGCGTGCCCAATGCACTTCCGCAGCCATGTTCGAAGTTGTTCCAACTAGCAAGGGAGGGAAAAGTCGCCGAAGCAATGGTACTGTACCGGGATCTGCTTCCGCTGTTCCATTACGATGCCGATCCGCAATTGGTTCAGTCTATCAAGTATATGATGGAGCTCGCTGGGCAGCCGGTAGGTCCGACTCGTCCTCCTCGATTACCCCTGACGGAGGAACACTACGCGAAGGTAAAAGCGGCTTTTAAACGGGCTGTGGCCCATCGATCCGTGTTACCCCATTAG
- a CDS encoding UDP-glucose dehydrogenase family protein has translation MKITVLGIGYVGLVTAAGLAALGHEVIGADIAAEKVATLNAGGIPLWEPGLQEVLNKASSNGRIRFCIDIPAAIHESPVCFIAVGTPKTADGSADLRQVEQAVADIGKHARSNTVVVVKSTVPPGTGDGLEEILRQKWERCDLHVVSNPEFLRQGNAVDDFFHPDRMVVGTSSPFARKVMERIYHGLSAPLQICDRRSAEMIKYASNAFLAMKISYINMIADLCDRIDADVNAVARGMGADPRIGSAFLRPGMGYGGSCFPKDTQALIAIGKRENVEMSLVEAAARINRGRPLTLLQRLEDECGGLRGRKIGVWGLTFKPMSDDLREAPSIPFCRMAVEAGAEVFAYDPLIRRDYPVEDVHLCEDSYEVASASDVTILMTEWEEFRNCDWSRIMAGRHDWILLDGRNLYSLDAMKRVAQHWPLTYLSVGRPSVRPVKSESVSLPESRTRNG, from the coding sequence GTGAAAATCACGGTCTTGGGAATCGGATATGTGGGGTTGGTGACTGCGGCGGGTTTAGCAGCGTTGGGACATGAGGTGATCGGGGCGGACATCGCTGCGGAAAAAGTGGCCACCCTGAACGCCGGAGGAATACCCTTATGGGAACCTGGTTTACAGGAAGTTCTCAATAAAGCCAGCAGCAACGGGCGCATTCGCTTTTGTATCGATATTCCGGCAGCGATCCATGAAAGTCCGGTCTGCTTTATCGCTGTCGGAACTCCGAAAACCGCTGACGGCAGCGCGGATCTGCGCCAAGTGGAACAAGCGGTCGCTGATATCGGCAAGCATGCTCGCTCCAATACGGTGGTCGTGGTGAAAAGCACGGTTCCTCCCGGTACGGGGGATGGCTTGGAAGAGATATTGCGGCAAAAGTGGGAGCGGTGTGATTTACATGTGGTATCCAACCCGGAGTTTCTGCGTCAAGGCAATGCGGTGGATGATTTTTTTCATCCGGATCGGATGGTGGTCGGAACATCCTCTCCCTTTGCCCGCAAAGTGATGGAACGGATCTATCATGGGTTGAGTGCACCCCTGCAAATATGCGACAGACGCAGTGCGGAGATGATTAAATACGCTTCCAATGCGTTTTTGGCCATGAAAATCTCTTATATCAACATGATCGCCGATTTATGCGATCGGATCGACGCCGATGTGAATGCCGTCGCGCGGGGAATGGGAGCCGATCCGCGGATCGGGTCTGCCTTTCTACGTCCGGGGATGGGATACGGGGGTTCCTGTTTTCCAAAGGACACCCAAGCATTGATTGCCATCGGAAAACGAGAAAACGTTGAAATGTCATTGGTAGAAGCGGCGGCCCGTATCAACCGTGGACGCCCATTAACACTACTGCAGCGGTTGGAGGATGAGTGTGGCGGCTTGCGCGGGCGGAAGATCGGGGTTTGGGGACTCACCTTTAAGCCTATGTCCGACGATTTAAGGGAAGCGCCGTCCATTCCATTTTGCCGAATGGCAGTAGAGGCGGGCGCTGAAGTATTTGCGTACGATCCATTGATCCGGAGGGACTATCCCGTGGAGGACGTTCATCTATGCGAGGATTCCTACGAAGTGGCGTCTGCCTCCGACGTGACGATTCTGATGACAGAGTGGGAAGAATTTCGCAACTGCGACTGGAGCCGGATCATGGCGGGCCGTCATGACTGGATCCTGCTGGATGGCCGTAATCTATATTCCCTGGATGCGATGAAACGAGTTGCCCAGCACTGGCCGCTCACCTATCTGTCCGTGGGACGTCCCAGTGTGCGTCCGGTGAAATCAGAGTCAGTGAGCCTGCCCGAGAGTCGGACCCGCAATGGATGA